The following are encoded together in the Pirellulales bacterium genome:
- a CDS encoding folylpolyglutamate synthase/dihydrofolate synthase family protein, giving the protein MSDAYQAALSFLYGRIDYERALAMPYGSELKLDRMRELLVRLGNPQDRLPIVHVAGTKGKGSTSAMIAAALSAAGYTTGLYTSPHLDRLEERFMIDGRACTADELVRLTDQLRPVVAEMDREACLTNGDTGPTYFELTTALAWLHFVERGIDVAVAEVGLGGRLDSTNVCRPRLTIITSISFDHMKQLGNTLEAIAREKAGIVKPGVPVISGVTAERPRREIELVCQQSDAPRVQLGRDFDFAYHPARRVDEGPIWPTIDFVSHTAGREQYRRGVALGLLGSHQAANAALALASLDQLALQGWSLPETAIRRGLAEVRWPARVEVVGRRPTLVLDAAHNVASIAALVQTLRESFSARERLLVFATTQEKQVAQMLALLLPDFDRVILTRYQNNPRGVPPEELAALARGISEVPVQVCADPSAAWQAAREQAGEEDLVCVTGSFFIAAEMRALWTGDRLASPAAR; this is encoded by the coding sequence TTGAGCGACGCCTATCAGGCGGCCTTGTCGTTTCTGTACGGCCGCATCGACTATGAACGTGCCTTGGCCATGCCCTACGGCAGCGAGCTGAAGCTCGATCGCATGCGCGAGTTGCTGGTCCGGCTCGGCAATCCACAAGACCGCCTGCCGATCGTTCACGTGGCGGGCACGAAAGGCAAAGGCTCGACCTCGGCGATGATCGCCGCGGCGCTCTCGGCGGCGGGTTATACGACGGGCCTCTACACGTCGCCGCACCTGGATCGCCTGGAAGAGCGATTCATGATCGACGGCCGGGCATGCACTGCCGACGAGCTGGTCCGGCTTACCGACCAACTGCGGCCAGTTGTGGCCGAGATGGACCGCGAGGCGTGCCTGACCAACGGCGACACAGGTCCCACCTACTTCGAGCTGACGACCGCGTTGGCATGGCTGCACTTTGTCGAGCGGGGCATTGACGTGGCGGTGGCCGAAGTCGGCCTGGGCGGCCGGCTCGACTCCACGAACGTTTGCCGGCCGCGGTTGACGATCATCACCAGCATCAGCTTCGACCACATGAAGCAGCTTGGCAACACGCTGGAAGCGATCGCTCGCGAGAAGGCGGGCATCGTGAAGCCCGGCGTGCCGGTGATCAGCGGTGTGACGGCCGAGCGGCCGCGGCGCGAGATCGAGTTGGTTTGCCAGCAGTCGGATGCGCCGCGGGTGCAGCTTGGCCGCGATTTCGATTTCGCCTATCATCCCGCCCGGCGCGTTGACGAAGGGCCGATTTGGCCGACGATCGACTTTGTGTCGCACACGGCCGGCCGCGAGCAATACCGTCGAGGTGTCGCGCTGGGGTTGCTCGGTTCGCACCAGGCTGCAAACGCGGCCTTGGCCCTGGCGTCGCTGGATCAATTGGCATTGCAAGGCTGGTCGCTTCCCGAGACGGCCATTCGGCGCGGGCTGGCCGAAGTGCGTTGGCCGGCGCGCGTGGAGGTGGTTGGCCGGCGGCCGACGTTGGTGCTGGATGCGGCCCACAACGTGGCCTCGATCGCGGCCTTGGTGCAAACGTTGCGTGAAAGTTTTTCGGCGCGCGAGCGGTTATTGGTGTTCGCGACGACGCAAGAAAAGCAGGTTGCCCAGATGCTGGCCTTGTTGCTGCCCGATTTCGACCGCGTGATCCTGACCCGCTATCAGAACAACCCGCGTGGAGTTCCGCCCGAAGAGCTGGCGGCGTTGGCCCGTGGCATATCGGAGGTGCCGGTGCAGGTGTGTGCCGATCCGTCGGCGGCGTGGCAAGCGGCGCGCGAGCAAGCGGGCGAGGAGGATTTGGTCTGCGTAACCGGTTCATTTTTCATCGCCGCCGAGATGCGTGCCTTATGGACGGGCGACCGGCTGGCATCGCCTGCGGCCCGCTAG
- the dapA gene encoding 4-hydroxy-tetrahydrodipicolinate synthase, whose protein sequence is MSTKGEAFAGLSVALTTPFRNGEVDYDSLRAQIEFQIAAGTSCLCPVGTTGESPTLSHEEHERVIGAVVDFVAGRIKVMPGTGSNSTREALRLTSWAERAGADAALVVAPYYNKPTQEGFYQHFEALAEAVGIPICVYNIPGRTGKNIEPETIARMAELPNIALVKEATGSMDQASQILALTNLTVLSGDDSLTLPLLSIGGRGVISVVGNIVPNDMLSLLRSFESGNLAEAQRWHRKLFPLCRDMLGLATNPIPVKAAMKMLGRDTGELRLPMTSLTSSEEQKLAKTLTAYGLL, encoded by the coding sequence ATGTCCACCAAAGGTGAAGCGTTTGCCGGACTTTCCGTCGCCTTGACCACGCCTTTTCGCAATGGCGAGGTCGATTACGACTCGTTGCGGGCACAAATCGAATTTCAGATTGCGGCCGGCACAAGCTGCTTGTGCCCGGTGGGCACGACCGGCGAATCGCCCACGCTCTCGCACGAAGAACACGAGCGGGTGATCGGGGCGGTGGTCGATTTCGTGGCCGGCCGCATCAAGGTCATGCCCGGCACCGGATCGAACAGCACCCGCGAGGCGCTGCGGCTGACGAGTTGGGCCGAGCGAGCGGGGGCCGACGCCGCGCTGGTCGTGGCCCCCTACTACAACAAACCGACGCAGGAAGGTTTTTATCAGCACTTCGAAGCGCTGGCCGAGGCGGTGGGCATTCCGATCTGCGTTTACAACATTCCCGGCCGCACGGGCAAGAACATCGAGCCGGAAACCATTGCCCGAATGGCGGAGCTGCCGAACATCGCCCTGGTGAAAGAAGCCACCGGTTCGATGGACCAGGCGTCGCAGATTCTGGCCCTGACGAACTTGACCGTGCTCAGCGGCGACGACAGCCTGACCTTGCCGCTGTTGTCGATCGGCGGGCGGGGCGTGATCTCCGTGGTGGGCAACATCGTGCCCAACGACATGCTTTCGCTGTTGCGGTCGTTCGAGTCGGGTAATCTGGCCGAGGCACAGCGTTGGCATCGCAAGCTGTTCCCGCTGTGCCGCGACATGCTGGGCCTGGCGACGAACCCGATTCCGGTCAAAGCGGCCATGAAGATGCTCGGCCGCGACACCGGCGAGTTGCGGCTGCCGATGACCTCGCTCACGTCGTCCGAAGAGCAGAAGCTCGCCAAGACGCTCACCGCCTACGGGCTGTTGTGA
- a CDS encoding prenyltransferase/squalene oxidase repeat-containing protein, translated as MQAELASMLPTAPRAIAGKASPLAPEAEADAWQTRLASSGRFVLCWLVSALLHMVLVLVLGVWLTVRERTAGPLVLAASIGEPSRDEGVEQLEAPSADIEVDRFDPPAEAVAAGPAAETQLAESITTVEQPPGELIGRDAAALPTGHLSPSQVLAGRDPAFRGALLAREGGTSASEAAVARALAWLEHHQNSDGSWSLNRFDKAGDCHGRCGDPGAESDTAATALALLPFLGSGQTHLRGDHTVTVARGLRALIDMQRPDGDLRGRGNGNMYAHGQATIALCEAYALTQAENLRQPAQRAVDFIVSAQHAAGGWRYRPGEPGDLSVVGWQMMALRSAQMAYLHVPPDAFLKTTRFLNSVQRNPGVGQYGYMPGGQPTLVMTAEGLLCRQYAGWRHNNPVLRNGVFWLQANHLPRADRANMYYWYYGTQVMHHMGGEQWEKWNGALRDLLISLQSGGGHEAGSWPPLGGHDATGGRLYTTALAACTLEVYYRHLPLYGAAAIGHEAGRGKAVGR; from the coding sequence ATGCAAGCAGAGCTGGCCTCCATGTTGCCCACCGCGCCGCGGGCGATCGCGGGCAAGGCGTCGCCTTTAGCCCCGGAGGCCGAGGCAGACGCGTGGCAGACTCGCCTGGCTTCGTCGGGGCGCTTCGTGCTCTGCTGGCTGGTCAGCGCCCTGTTGCACATGGTGCTGGTTTTGGTGCTCGGCGTTTGGCTTACGGTGCGGGAGCGAACGGCCGGACCACTGGTGCTGGCCGCCAGCATCGGCGAGCCGAGCCGCGACGAAGGCGTGGAACAGCTCGAAGCACCGTCGGCGGACATCGAGGTGGACCGCTTCGATCCGCCGGCCGAGGCGGTCGCCGCCGGACCGGCCGCCGAAACCCAGCTCGCCGAGTCGATCACCACCGTCGAGCAGCCGCCGGGCGAGTTGATCGGCCGCGATGCGGCAGCCCTGCCCACCGGCCATCTTTCGCCGAGCCAGGTGTTGGCCGGCCGCGACCCGGCCTTCCGCGGAGCCTTGTTGGCCCGTGAAGGCGGCACCAGCGCGTCGGAGGCCGCGGTGGCCAGAGCTTTGGCCTGGCTGGAGCACCACCAGAATTCCGACGGAAGCTGGAGCTTGAACCGGTTCGACAAGGCCGGCGATTGTCACGGCCGTTGCGGCGATCCGGGCGCCGAAAGCGACACCGCGGCGACGGCCCTGGCCCTGCTGCCGTTTCTTGGATCGGGGCAGACCCACCTCCGCGGGGACCACACCGTGACCGTGGCCCGCGGACTGCGGGCGTTGATCGACATGCAGCGGCCGGACGGCGACTTGCGCGGCCGTGGCAACGGCAACATGTATGCGCACGGCCAGGCCACGATCGCCCTGTGCGAAGCCTACGCCCTGACGCAGGCCGAGAATCTTCGCCAGCCGGCCCAACGCGCCGTCGACTTCATCGTCTCGGCCCAGCACGCGGCGGGCGGTTGGCGTTATCGCCCCGGCGAACCCGGCGATCTGAGCGTCGTCGGCTGGCAGATGATGGCCCTGCGCAGCGCCCAGATGGCTTATCTGCACGTGCCGCCGGACGCGTTTCTCAAGACCACGCGGTTTTTGAACAGCGTGCAACGGAACCCAGGCGTGGGGCAATATGGCTATATGCCCGGCGGGCAGCCGACGTTGGTCATGACGGCCGAAGGGCTTCTCTGCCGGCAGTACGCCGGCTGGCGGCACAACAACCCGGTGTTGCGCAACGGCGTGTTCTGGCTGCAGGCGAACCATTTGCCCCGCGCCGACCGGGCCAACATGTACTATTGGTATTACGGCACGCAGGTGATGCACCACATGGGCGGCGAGCAATGGGAAAAGTGGAACGGCGCGTTGCGCGACCTGTTGATTTCGCTGCAATCGGGCGGCGGACACGAGGCCGGAAGCTGGCCGCCGCTGGGCGGGCACGACGCCACCGGCGGGCGGCTGTACACGACCGCCTTGGCCGCCTGCACGCTGGAGGTCTACTATCGGCATCTGCCGCTGTATGGCGCCGCGGCCATCGGCCACGAAGCGGGCCGCGGCAAGGCCGTTGGGCGTTAG
- a CDS encoding sigma-70 family RNA polymerase sigma factor, with translation MQDGGRSASAKCNPLIPWVQLVDEFGPMAYRTALRIVGQTADAEDVLQDVFLEVHRLWQSREVANWEAVLRSLATRRAIDLLRRSKGEESLHQPIADHRAAPEDLIREQELQVEVRRAIARLPQQQAEVFALHFLDQQSHQEIAAALKISAHAVAVALHKARAKLETDLEHLLSPEEY, from the coding sequence TTGCAAGACGGTGGTCGTTCGGCCTCAGCAAAGTGCAATCCATTGATTCCATGGGTTCAGCTCGTTGACGAATTTGGGCCGATGGCCTATCGAACTGCGCTGCGCATTGTGGGCCAGACGGCCGACGCGGAGGACGTCCTGCAAGACGTCTTTTTGGAAGTCCATCGGCTTTGGCAGTCCCGGGAAGTCGCAAACTGGGAGGCGGTCTTGCGGAGCCTGGCAACGCGGCGGGCGATTGACCTTCTACGAAGAAGCAAAGGTGAGGAGAGCCTGCATCAACCGATCGCCGACCATCGTGCTGCCCCAGAGGACCTGATACGCGAACAAGAGCTCCAAGTAGAAGTGCGTCGCGCCATTGCGCGGCTGCCGCAGCAACAGGCGGAGGTTTTCGCGCTGCATTTCCTTGATCAACAATCGCACCAGGAAATCGCGGCGGCGCTCAAAATCAGCGCGCATGCCGTTGCCGTAGCACTGCACAAAGCCCGAGCGAAATTGGAAACCGATCTCGAACACCTGCTTTCCCCCGAGGAATACTAG
- a CDS encoding formylglycine-generating enzyme family protein has product MLLLFHDPHLLTMIAPDRLAVLLLLPGVLCFAVCACAEENELTGLLKTFREEFVAIAPGEGDFPASFTMGDEHGAESERPAHKVAIKHAFEIARYEVPQNLWEAVMGQNPSRWKGKRNGVEMLSYDDAVDFCRRATAAMRQAKLIAQEEFVRLPSEAEWEYAARAGSTGRYCFGDDPAGLGDYGWYHGNAAGNDPPVGAKQPNAWKLYDVHGYLWEWCADRWHDDYRGAPADASAWTTGDDPRRVLRGGSWKDPAEKLTISSRRAAGPQLRDDAVGLRCVLARETW; this is encoded by the coding sequence ATGCTGTTACTGTTCCATGATCCGCACCTGCTAACAATGATCGCCCCCGACCGCCTTGCCGTATTGCTTCTCCTTCCGGGCGTTCTGTGCTTCGCCGTTTGCGCATGCGCGGAAGAGAATGAGCTGACGGGGTTGTTAAAGACGTTCCGCGAGGAGTTCGTCGCGATCGCTCCCGGCGAAGGCGATTTCCCCGCGTCGTTCACGATGGGCGACGAACATGGTGCCGAGAGCGAGCGGCCCGCCCATAAGGTGGCGATCAAGCATGCGTTTGAGATTGCCCGCTATGAAGTGCCGCAAAATCTGTGGGAGGCCGTGATGGGCCAGAACCCAAGCCGCTGGAAAGGCAAGCGGAACGGTGTCGAGATGCTGAGCTACGACGACGCCGTCGATTTTTGCCGGCGCGCGACCGCGGCGATGCGACAGGCGAAGCTGATTGCCCAAGAGGAATTCGTGCGGCTGCCGAGCGAAGCCGAGTGGGAATACGCCGCGCGCGCCGGCTCGACGGGCCGCTATTGCTTCGGTGACGATCCAGCCGGGCTCGGCGATTACGGCTGGTATCACGGCAACGCGGCCGGCAACGATCCGCCCGTCGGCGCCAAACAGCCGAACGCCTGGAAGCTCTACGACGTCCACGGCTATCTCTGGGAATGGTGTGCCGACCGTTGGCATGACGACTACCGCGGAGCGCCGGCCGACGCGTCGGCGTGGACCACGGGCGACGATCCACGGCGCGTATTGCGCGGCGGAAGCTGGAAGGATCCGGCGGAGAAGTTGACGATCTCATCTCGACGCGCGGCCGGGCCCCAACTGCGCGACGACGCCGTCGGCCTGCGTTGTGTGCTGGCCCGCGAGACGTGGTAG
- a CDS encoding sulfatase: protein MKTPLLISLLLTLPSLATAFAEPAKSDAPRKMNVLFLIADDLNCDLHCYGHPHVKSPNIDRLAARGVRFEHAYCQFPLCSPSRSSFLTGRRPNATHIHTNPRAAQFSTDYRPTPHFREFIPDTLTMPQLFRRHGYTAARVGKLFHYGVPGQIGTSGLDDPESWDFVVNPAGRDKAEENKIFTLTPHSYGGTLSWLAAEGADPEQTDGLGATAAVSLLEEYKDRPFFLAVGFYRPHTPYVAPKRYFDEYDVNEIGLPALSHADRERMPAAAYASAKQEQAAMSDDLRREAIRAYWASITFMDAQLGRVLDALDRLELTDNTIVVMTSDHGYHMYQHGLWQKMSLFENSAHVPLIVSLPGAAGRGKSNAGPVELVDIYPTLADLCGLPAPDYLDGTSLRPALNGPSKSVKEAAFTQVRRGDFDGYSIRTSRWRYTLWDEGRKGEQLYDMQSDPGEMTNLAAHPAQTQTVATLKAQLQNYAKRGGK from the coding sequence ATGAAGACACCTCTCTTGATTTCACTGCTGTTGACGTTGCCGTCCCTGGCAACGGCTTTCGCCGAACCGGCCAAGTCAGATGCGCCGCGGAAGATGAACGTGCTGTTCCTGATCGCGGACGATTTGAACTGTGATCTGCACTGCTATGGTCATCCCCACGTCAAGTCGCCGAACATCGATCGGTTGGCGGCGCGTGGCGTGCGGTTCGAGCACGCCTATTGTCAGTTTCCGTTGTGCAGCCCCAGCCGCAGCTCGTTTTTGACGGGCCGGCGGCCGAATGCCACCCACATTCACACCAATCCCCGCGCCGCGCAGTTCTCCACCGACTATCGCCCCACGCCACACTTCCGCGAGTTCATTCCCGACACGCTGACCATGCCGCAGTTGTTCCGGCGGCACGGTTATACAGCGGCGCGGGTCGGTAAGCTCTTCCACTACGGCGTGCCGGGGCAAATCGGCACCAGCGGCCTGGACGATCCGGAGTCGTGGGACTTTGTCGTGAACCCCGCCGGCCGCGACAAGGCCGAGGAGAACAAGATTTTCACGCTCACGCCGCACAGCTACGGCGGAACGTTGAGTTGGCTGGCTGCCGAAGGGGCTGACCCGGAGCAGACCGACGGACTGGGTGCCACGGCCGCCGTCAGCCTGTTGGAAGAATACAAGGACCGGCCGTTCTTTTTGGCGGTGGGCTTCTATCGCCCGCACACTCCCTACGTCGCGCCGAAACGCTACTTCGACGAATATGACGTGAATGAGATCGGGCTGCCGGCCCTGTCGCACGCCGATCGCGAGCGAATGCCGGCTGCCGCTTACGCCAGCGCCAAACAAGAACAAGCGGCGATGAGCGACGACTTGCGGCGCGAGGCGATCCGCGCCTACTGGGCGTCGATCACCTTTATGGACGCCCAGTTGGGCCGCGTGCTCGACGCTTTGGACCGCTTGGAGTTGACCGACAACACGATCGTCGTGATGACGAGCGACCACGGCTATCACATGTACCAGCACGGGCTGTGGCAGAAGATGAGCTTATTCGAGAATTCGGCGCACGTGCCGCTGATCGTCTCGCTGCCCGGCGCCGCCGGGCGGGGGAAATCGAACGCCGGGCCGGTGGAATTGGTCGATATCTATCCAACACTCGCCGACCTTTGCGGGCTGCCCGCGCCCGACTACCTCGATGGCACGAGCTTGCGGCCGGCGCTCAACGGTCCCTCAAAGTCGGTCAAAGAGGCCGCCTTCACGCAAGTGCGACGCGGCGATTTCGATGGTTACAGCATCCGCACCTCGCGTTGGCGTTACACGCTTTGGGACGAGGGCCGCAAAGGAGAACAGCTTTATGACATGCAGTCCGACCCCGGCGAGATGACGAACCTCGCCGCCCACCCGGCGCAGACTCAGACGGTGGCCACGCTAAAGGCGCAATTGCAGAACTATGCGAAGCGCGGCGGTAAATAG